One window of Athalia rosae chromosome 4, iyAthRosa1.1, whole genome shotgun sequence genomic DNA carries:
- the LOC105688369 gene encoding dynein axonemal heavy chain 3 isoform X3, translating to MKAQTRIVGKLRQRKDLEERLTVFEPEIINDYKVGLRTAIVTYALSDSKERERLLIMTMPVEYPVINIRAPVPWHTFKIIAEHFMNNNFFIGNEVLQDIRDLWFAKYRNLLIVTPEDFGTFPVKASEIIATIDVLCETANQQIMNGWMAEVAEIFLEKKYAWTMFLSMKPGSKTTGIENYFQCVNTLLSNLLRGLIIKTLMRLKEFFADYSGGNSFTGEYRDLIFIRKPFMTICVEPVLGTKELKIKPDSAELCRSIHYCFERIIKIGNAIPRIEVLLFPDVKTKSFMSPIQFLEPAVQEILDEALASLNANRDGPQRYLEMYNNFLYILDGQAEQNLRQCFATDPLPNLKEFGQNIEEYDNLIRQVFLFRNKIPLNMLELDCTKLNQTIRCILHSLRTEICNHFYTELRVNNQELCTIFEEISDKVSEMPETTQEVIYLYNYLTESRDNTMFNLRSKSAHSVELILFLIDYQPPTNEEILLNTRTLTWPKDMETVMELANTRLNLRKEFVESVLRIRRDNFETRIQYLQTAVDQFKKKDPPVLTMEEMEAGAEEIAEISKQIADIRKEAEEINREEALLDMELSPYMILLTMSSTVDIFNNLWQIITLFHKNYEKWYYGPFRNVNAEEVRDETENTWRTLYKLSRLLSDTPGARRIAEIVKGKVEKFRQFIPLLQTICNPGLQKRHWEQISQVIGIEIIPRESSSLGDMVDFGLPVYIGRLEEISMSATKEYELEKNLRKMQEEWAEVYFELAPYRETGVHILSVVDDIQMLLDDHILKAQTMRGSPYVKAFEYAMQEWEEKLMSMQDIIDQWLYYQSTWMYLEPIFSSEDIMRQMPTEAKNFRVVDKIWRQIMNYVINDRKVTVATSMPDMLKQFKSGNALLDDIQKRLNDYLEKKRLFFPRFFFLSNDELLEILSETKDPERVQPHLKKCFEGISMLRFTKEQEIIGMVSNEEEYVPMSMKIFPADAKGLVEKWLSQVEKFMKVSLRDVAQDSIAAYFNTAREDWIVSWPGQIVICSSQVHWTSEVCESFVGNSVRVYLAHCSSQIDKTVALVRGKLDPGKRVTLNALIVIDVHARDVVKLLCEKQVTVATDFNWISQLRYYWLDDTIVVSMITTEVAYAYEYLGNSPRLVITPLTDRCYRTLMSALKLNLGGAPEGPAGTGKTETTKDLAKAVAKQCVVFNCSDGLDYKSMGKFFKGLAQSGAWACFDEFNRIELEVLSVIAQQILTIQMAVGMRLEKFIFEGVELKLDNTCNVFITMNPGYAGRQELPDNLKVLFRTVAMMVPDYGMIGEITLYSYGFVDARSLAEKIVHTYKLCSEQLSSQCHYDYGMRAVKTVLLAAGNLKLKYTSHDESILVLRAIVDVNLPKFLAHDVPLFNGIYSDLFPGIDLPQPDRIELIELLKANCDKRNLEATAWFVEKIIQIYEMILVRHGLMIVGESMSGKTQAYQTLADSLGDLFSMRRATMRESRVLYRIINPKALTMGQLYGSFDPISHEWSDGVLANTFREYALSQTTERKWIILDGPVDAVWIENMNTVLDDNKKLCLMSGEIVQMSPKMNMIFEPADLEQASPATVSRCGMIYMEPSQLGWRSFFESYKKYLKQKLLIEQFELVVELIEWLTQSIFDFIRLNCRTFVETSELHMFHSFQRMLSTMLEAEVHVSTVWLQCTLIFSLIWGMCPTLVSSSRKHFDIFLRKLFDGSIEANPKPKAFKLTKQQLFPDRGTVFDWIYDKRNNGTWISWIDLTVQTPIAPDAKVGELIIQSNEMCMQRFFLGCLLPREIPVLFVGPTGTGKSAIAFNYLISLAKEKFIQSAINFSARTSVLQTQEIVMSKLDRRRKGVYGPTMGKQCVLFVDDLSMPQKEPYGAQPPIELLRQWIDHGYWFDSKDTTMLYLVDILLIAAMIPPGGGSNVITPRLTRHMHIIGIDSFEDATMTKIFTSIMDWHFAKGFELNITTLGKVLVSATMDLYQSVIENFLPTPVKSHYTFSLRDFSRVIKGIVLVPPSRMKDPDKLMRLWVHEVYRVFYDRLIENEDQENLFKLVKNACYQHFRQPFDKLFAKFLEGDEKIVTNVHVLKLFFGNYMESDVDPRVYDEVTNQEDLQEKLEYYLTDYNVMTKSPMSLVLFRYAIEHVSRVSRILLQDDGHALLVGIGGSGRSSCAKLATSMCEYVLYQVEMTRTYGYSEWRDDVKALLLSAGGDGRRTVFLFGDNQIKNESFVEDINMILNTGDVPNLYASDEKAEILEKMINTTREGSGKKIESTPMALYNFFVERVKNNLHVVLTMSPIGNAFRNRVRMFPSLINCCTIDWYTAWPEDALERVASTFLKDLDISTELRAKSVEICKQFHTSVQTASDDYFLTQRRKNYVTPTSFLELIKSIYKLYGQKIKQITLQQNRYEVGLDKLDFAATQVEVMQEELHALQPKLLAQSQLSDKLMIRIEQDTVTVEAKKEVVAADEALANEAAAAAQAIKDDCESDLAEATPALEAALGALNILKPADIVIVKSMKSPPAGVRLVLEAVCVLKGVKPVSVQDPTTGATVDDYWAASIKMLGDMKFLENLKTFDKDNIPPANMKKIRDKYMNDRAFVPEAIKKSSTACEGLCRWVRAMEVYDRVIKVVAPKKAMLAEAEGELLAQLETLNAKRALLQEVSDKLQSLNDEFAECMREKKKLEDLIDHCMQKLDRAEKLLGGLGGEKMRWSAMAAALGENLRSMIGDVILASGMIAYLGAFTVEYRNRLVKIWYESCTTLKIPCDPDFGLLKILGEPVEVRAWMIFGLPADKFSIENGIIVKNANRWPLMIDPQGQANKWIKNMEKQNKLQIIKLSDFNYARVIELAIQSGCPILLENILEEIDAILEPVLTRYIYEQQGVMYMKFGENVIEYHTDFRFYITTHLRNPHYLPEVAVKVSLLNFMLTPQGLQDQLLGIVVAKDLPVLEEKKNQLIVEGANNKRILKEIEDKILEVLSTSEGNILEDETAVKILSSSKVLSAEIQAKQMAAMKTTLEIDKARNKYKPVSYHGATLFFCISELANIDPMYQYSLSWFIHLYTMAILNSEKAENLNGRIDNLNSYFTASIYRNICRSLFEKDKLLFSFVLCIGLMRAESKLDEDLWVFLLTGGIALKNPHKNPAPSWLTEKSWSEIVRATELTGLGAFQSSLENNISEWKTFYDLTNPQDYAFPAPFANEGKTLKKLVILRCIRPDKIVFAVQAFIVEHMGQSFIEPPPFDLQDSYNDSSNISPLVFILSPGSDPMTGLIKFAEDRGIQKKNLMTISLGQGQGPIATGMISKGIKSGEWVVLQNCHLADSWMKELDRICDEIIIPENTHPKFRIWLTSYPSKAFPVSILQNGVKMTNEAPKGLKQNLLRSYLNDPISDTKFFQNCYRLVEWRILLFSLCFFHAVIQERRKFGPLGWNIPYEFNESDLRISILQLQVRI from the exons TTAG AAAACCTTTCATGACTATTTGTGTTGAACCTGTTTTGGGTACAAAGGAATTAAAGATAAAACCAGATTCCGCCGAGTTGTGTAGATCGATCCATTATTGTTTCGaacgaattataaaaattggaaatgcTATACCCAGAATAGAAGTACTTCTATTTCCTGATGTGAAAACCAAGTCTTTCATGTCTCCCATTCAATTTCTAGAACCAGCG GTACAAGAAATACTAGACGAAGCTTTAGCATCGCTCAATGCAAATAGAGATGGTCCTCAAAGGTATTTGGAGATgtacaacaattttttatatattctcgATGGTCAAGCCGAGCAAAATCTGAGGCAATGTTTTGCGACTGACCCATTGCCGAATTTGAAGGAATTCGGTCAGAACATCGAAGAGTACGACAATTTAATACGTcaggtttttttgtttaggAACAAA ataccACTGAATATGCTAGAACTTGATTGTACGAAATTAAATCAAACCATCAGGTGTATTTTACATAGTCTTCGCACAGAGATATGTAATCATTTTTACACAGAGCTACGAGTTAACAATCAAGAGCTGTGCACTATATTCGAAGAAATATCTGACAAAGTTTCAGAAATGCCAGAGACCACGCAGGAAGTTATCTATTTATATAACTATTTGACAGAGAGCCGAGATAACACTATGTTTAACCTCAGAAGCAAATCCGCTCATTCTGTGGAATTGATATTGTTTCTCATTGATTATCAACCTCCAACAAATGAGGAAATTCTCTTGAATACGAGAACCCTCACATGGCCCAAGGACATGGAAACGGTAATGGAGTTGGCTAATACCAGATTGAACCTCAGAAAGGAATTCGTCGAAAGTGTACTTCGAATAAGAAGAGATAATTTTGAGACACGTATACAATATCTCCAGACTGCGGTAGATCAATTCAAGAAAAAGGACCCGCCTGTGCTGACCATGGAAGAAATGGAAGCTGGGGCTGAAGAAATTGCAGAAATATCAAAGCAGATCGCAGATATTAGAAAAGAGGCCGAAGAAATCAACAGGGAAGAAGCTCTTTTAGACATGGAGCTCAGTCCTTACATGATACTTTTGACAATGAGTTCGACAGTTGATATATTCAATAATCTTTGGCAAATTATTACTCTTTTCCATAAAAACTACGAAAAGTGGTACTACGGCCCTTTCAGGAATGTTAATGCCGAGGAGGTCCGAGATGAAACAGAGAATACGTGGAGAACATTATACAAGCTGTCAAGACTTTTGTCTGATACTCCCGGAGCAAGGCGAATTGCGGAGATAGTCAAAGgcaaagtagaaaaattcCGACAGTTTATACCACTATTACAAACAATATGTAATCCTGGCTTACAAAAACGCCATTGGGAGCAGATTAGCCAAGTTATTGGAATAGAGATAATTCCAAGAGAATCGAGCAGCTTAGGAGACATGGTTGATTTTGGATTACCTGTGTACATAGGCCGCTTGGAAGAAATATCCATGTCTGCAACTAAGGAAtatgaacttgaaaaaaatttgcgcaaGATGCAAGAGGAATGGGCTGAAGTTTATTTTGAATTAGCTCCATACCGTGAGACAGGAGTGCACATTTTGTCTGTAGTTGATGATATACAGATGCTACTGGATGATCACATATTGAAAGCTCAAACGATGCGAGGCTCTCCATACGTTAAGGCATTTGAATACGCTATGCAAGAGTGGGAAGAAAAGCTGATGTCAATGCAAGATATTATTGATCAATGGTTGTATTATCAGTCTACTTGGATGTACCTCGAGCCTATATTCAGCAGTGAGGACATTATGCGTCAAATGCCAACAGAAGCTAAGAACTTTCGAGTGGTAGACAAAATCTGGCGTCAAATAATGAATTATGTTATTAACGACAGAAAAGTCACTGTGGCCACATCGATGCCAGACATGTTGAAACAGTTCAAGTCAGGGAATGCTCTGCTTGATGATATCCAAAAACGTTTGAATGACtatttggagaaaaagagacTGTTTTtcccccgattttttttcttatcaaacgACGAATTACTGGAAATATTATCAGAGACAAAAGACCCCGAAAGAGTTCAGCCAcacttgaaaaaatgtttcgaaGGTATCTCTATGCTGCGTTTTACAAAAGAGCAAGAGATCATTGGGATGGTATCAAATGAAGAGGAATATGTTCCTATGagcatgaaaattttcccagcCGATGCAAAGGGTTTGGTCGAAAAGTGGCTCTCTCAAGTAGAGAAATTCATGAAAGTATCCCTTCGTGATGTTGCTCAAGACAGCATAGCTGCGTATTTTAACACTGCTCGTGAGGATTGGATTGTGTCTTGGCCTGGTCAAATAGTAATTTGCAGCAGCCAAGTTCATTGGACGAGCGAAGTATGTGAATCCTTTGTGGGAAATTCTGTTAGAGTTTATCTAGCCCACTGCAGTTCTCAAATTGACAAAACAGTGGCTTTAGTCCGTGGAAAATTGGATCCCGGCAAACGAGTTACGCTAAATGCTCTTATCGTCATTGACGTACATGCCAGGGATGTGGTGAAGTTATTGTGTGAGAAACAAGTCACCGTTGCCACAGACTTTAATTGGATATCCCAATTGCGCTATTATTGGCTGGATGATACCATAGTTGTTTCGATGATTACAACAGAAGTTGCCTATGCATATGAATATTTAGGGAATTCGCCACGCTTGGTGATCACACCCTTGACAGATAGATGCTACCGTACTTTAATGAGTGCTCTCAAATTAAATCTAGGCGGAGCACCAGAAGGCCCCGCTGGTACCGGTAAGACTGAAACAACCAAAGATCTGGCAAAAGCAGTAGCCAAACAATGTGTTGTATTTAATTGCTCTGATGGCCTTGACTATAAAtcaatgggaaaatttttcaaaggccTTGCTCAATCTGGCGCATGGGCCTGTTTTGATGAGTTCAATCGAATTGAACTTGAAGTTCTGTCTGTTATAGCTCAACAAATTCTAACTATTCAAATGGCAGTTGGTATGCGTCTTGAAAAGTTTATATTCGAGGGTGTAGAATTGAAACTCGATAACACTTGCAATGTCTTCATTACAATGAATCCAGGCTACGCTGGGCGCCAAGAACTACCTGACAATCTCAAGGTGCTCTTTCGTACAGTAGCTATGATGGTTCCCGATTACGGTATGATTGGTGAAATCACTTTGTATTCATACGGATTTGTTGACGCTAGAAGTCTTGCTGAGAAGATTGTTCATACATACAAGTTGTGCTCGGAACAATTAAGCTCCCAGTGTCATTATGATTATGGAATGCGAGCGGTAAAAACAGTGCTACTGGCCGCTGGCAATCTAAAACTCAAATATACATCGCATGATGAATCAATTCTAGTTTTAAGAGCTATCGTTGAtgtaaatctgccaaaattcCTGGCGCATGATGTACCATTGTTTAATGGTATTTATAGCGATTTATTCCCTGGCATCGACTTGCCTCAACCGGATCGTATTGAACTTATAGAACTGCTGAAAGCCAACTGTGATAAACGGAATTTGGAGGCAACAGCTTggtttgtggaaaaaattattcagatcTATGAGATGATACTGGTGAGACATGGCTTGATGATAGTCGGTGAATCAATGAGCGGAAAAACGCAGGCTTATCAGACACTGGCGGATTCATTGGGGGATCTCTTCTCAATGAGACGTGCGACCATGCGAGAATCCAGAGTACTGTACCGAATTATCAACCCTAAGGCATTAACGATGGGGCAATTGTACGGCAGTTTTGATCCAATATCGCATGAGTGGAGCGACGGCGTTTTAGCTAATACATTCAGAGAATATGCACTGTCCCAGACTACGGAGAGGAAATGGATTATATTGGATGGTCCGGTAGATGCAGTCTGGATAGAAAATATGAACACTGTATTGGACGATAACAAAAAGTTGTGTCTTATGTCCGGTGAAATCGTTCAGATGTCGCCAAAAATGAATATGATATTTGAGCCAGCTGACTTGGAGCAAGCATCACCAGCAACTGTCAGCAGATGTGGAATGATATACATGGAGCCATCACAACTTGGCTGGCGTTCGTTCTTCGAATCatacaaaaaatatctgaagCAAAAATTGCTGATAGAGCAATTCGAGCTCGTAGTAGAACTGATAGAATGGCTTACCCAATCGATTTTTGACTTCATAAGACTTAATTGCAGGACATTCGTCGAAACTTCTGAACTACACATGTTCCAT TCATTCCAAAGAATGCTGAGCACGATGCTCGAAGCAGAAGTACATGTTAGCACAGTGTGGCTGCAATGTACACTAATCTTCAGCTTGATATGGGGAATGTGTCCAACACTTGTCAGTAGTAGCCGAAAAcactttgacatttttttacgCAAACTATTCGACGGAAGTATAGAAGCAAATCCTAAGCCAAAAGCTTTCAAACTGACAAAACAACAACTTTTCCCAGACAGGGGAACAGTTTTTGATTGGATCTACGATAAACGAAATAATGGTACCTGGATTTCATGGATAGATTTGACAGTACAG ACGCCGATTGCACCTGATGCAAAAGTTGGGGAATTAATCATTCAAAGCAATGAAATGTGTATGCAACGTTTTTTTCTGGGATGCCTGTTACCAAGGGAGATTCCAGTTCTATTTGTTGGCCCCACCGGAACTGGAAAATCTGCTATAGCATTCAACTACCTGATATCACTGGCTAAAGAGAAGTTCATTCAAAGTGCTATAAACTTCAGCGCTCGAACCAGTGTTCTTCAAACCCAAGAAATTGTCATGTCTAAACTGGACAGACGAAGAAAAGGAGTTTATGGCCCCACAATGGGAAAGCAATGTGTATTATTCGTGGATGATCTGAGTATGCCCCAAAAAGAACCGTACGGAGCACAACCACCTATAGAGTTGTTGAGGCAATGGATTGATCATGGATATTGGTTTGATTCCAAAGATACAACAATGCTTTATCTCGTTGATATTTTGCTGATAGCAGCTATGATACCACCAGGTGGTGGATCTAATGTGATAACGCCACGTCTTACTCGCCACATGCATATCATTGGTATAGATTCATTCGAAGATGCGACAATGACGAAAATATTCACTTCAATTATGGATTGGCACTTTGCCAAAGGCTTTGAATTGAACATCACGACACTTGGCAAAGTGTTAGTTTCGGCGACTATGGATCTTTACCAAAGtgtgatagaaaattttctaccaacGCCAGTAAAGAGTCATTACACATTCAGCTTGCGTGACTTCAGTCGTGTGATCAAAGGAATTGTTCTTGTACCTCCTTCACGTATGAAAGATCCCGATAAATTAATGAGACTGTGGGTTCATGAGGTTTATCGAGTATTCTATGATCGTCTCATTGAGAATGAAGATCAAGAGAATCTATTTAAATTAGTAAAAAATGCATGCTACCAGCACTTCAGACAGCCGTTCGATAAGTTGTTTGCTAAATTCTTAGAGGGAGACGAAAAGATTGTAACGAATGTACATgtcctgaaattattttttggaaattaCATGGAGTCGGATGTAGACCCAAGAGTCTATGACGAAGTGACAAACCAAGAAGACTTACAAGAAAAACTAGAATATTACTTAACTGACTATAATGTTATGACAAAGTCTCCAATGTCCTTAGTGCTATTCAGATATGCCATTGAACATGTGTCCAGAGTTTCACGTATACTTCTCCAAGACGATGGACACGCACTGcttgttggaattggtggatcTGGTCGGAGTTCATGTGCCAAACTGGCAACATCTATGTGTGAATATGTACTATATCAAGTTGAAATGACCAGAACCTATGGGTATTCGGAATGGCGGGACGATGTAAAGGCTCTTTTATTGAGCGCCGGTGGTGATGGACGTAGGACTGTTTTTCTATTTGGAGACAACCAAATAAAAAACGAGTCTTTTGTTGAAGATATTAATATGATACTGAACACAGGTGATGTGCCAAACTTGTACGCGTCAGATGAAAAGGCTGAGATTCTTGAAAAgatgataaacacaacgcggGAAGgtagtgggaaaaaaatagaatccaCGCCAATGgcgttgtataatttttttgtcgagagagtgaaaaataatcttcaTGTTGTCCTGACTATGTCACCTATTGGGAATGCTTTCAGAAACCGGGTGAGAATGTTTCCTTCGCTCATTAATTGTTGTACTATTGATTGGTATACTGCTTGGCCCGAAGATGCGCTCGAGAGGGTGGCTAGCACGTTTCTCAAAGATCTGGACATTTCAACTGAGCTTCGTGCCAAGTCTGTAGAGATTTGTAAACAATTTCACACAAGCGTGCAGACTGCTAGCGATGATTATTTCTTGACTCAGCGCAGGAAGAATTATGTCACTCCAACCAGTTTCCTCGAGCTCATCAAGTCTATATATAAATTGTATGGACAGAAAATTAAACAGATCACATTACAGCAAAATAGGTACGAGGTCGGCCTAGACAAGCTGGACTTCGCTGCTACGCAAGTAGAGGTGATGCAAGAAGAGCTACATGCTCTACAACCAAAACTCTTAGCCCAGTCGCAACTAAGCGATAAGTTGATGATTAGAATAGAACAAGACACGGTCACAGTTGAAGCTAAGAAAGAGGTAGTTGCCGCTGACGAAGCCCTAGCTAATGAAGCGGCGGCCGCGGCTCAAGCCATTAAAGATGATTGTGAAAGTGATTTGGCCGAAGCAACTCCGGCTCTGGAGGCAGCTTTAGGTGCTTTGAACATACTCAAACCAGCAGATATTGTTATTGTCAAGTCCATGAAGAGCCCCCCAGCTGGAGTAAGGCTAGTTCTAGAAGCAGTATGTGTACTCAAGGGAGTTAAGCCAGTATCTGTGCAAGATCCAACAACTGGAGCCACGGTCGACGATTATTGGGCAGCCTCCATAAAAATGCTTGGCGACATGAAgtttcttgaaaatttgaaaaccttTGACAAGGATAACATTCCTCCGGctaacatgaaaaaaattcgagacaaGTACATGAATGACAGGGCTTTTGTTCCAGAGGCAATCAAAAAGTCATCCACTGCTTGCGAGGGATTGTGCAGGTGGGTGCGTGCGATGGAAGTATATGACAGAGTCATTAAGGTGGTCGCACCAAAAAAGGCTATGCTTGCTGAAGCTGAAGGAGAGCTGCTGGCACAGCTCGAAACATTGAATGCCAAACGAGCCTTACTCCAAGAAGTATCGGATAAACTCCAATCACTGAATGATGAGTTTGCAGAATgtatgcgagaaaaaaaaaagctcgaagaTCTAATCGACCATTGCATGCAAAAGTTGGATAGGGCTGAAAAACTCTTGGGTGGTCTTGGCGGGGAGAAGATGAGGTGGAGTGCAATGGCTGCTGCTCTTGGTGAAAATCTTAGGAGCATGATAGGTGATGTGATACTTGCTTCGGGCATGATCGCCTATCTAGGAGCTTTCACTGTTGAATATCGAAATCGGCTGGTCAAAATATGGTACGAATCTTGTACAACACTGAAAATTCCTTGCGATCCCGACTTTGGACTACTAAAAATACTTGGAGAACCAGTTGAAGTCAGAGCATGGATGATCTTTGGACTACCAGCTGATAAATTCTCCATAGAAAATGGTATAATAGTCAAAAATGCTAATAGATGGCCACTAATGATCGACCCTCAGGGCCAAGCCAATaagtggataaaaaatatggagAAGCAGAATAAATTACAGATTATCAAATTAAGTGATTTTAATTATGCTAGAGTTATTGAGCTGGCTATCCAATCGGGGTGTccaattttattggaaaacataCTTGAAGAGATTGATGCCATTCTAGAGCCGGTGCTAACAAGATATATTTACGAACAACAGGGTGTCATGTATATGAAATTCGGAGAAAATGTAATTGAGTACCATACAGATTTTAGATTTTATATAACTACTCATCTTCGAAACCCGCATTATTTGCCTGAAGTAGCGGTCAAGGTGAGTCTCCTGAATTTTATGTTGACGCCGCAAGGTCTTCAGGACCAGTTACTCGGTATTGTTGTTGCCAAAGATTTGCCTGtacttgaagagaaaaaaaatcaattgatcGTTGAAGGAGCCAACAATAAACGCATCctcaaagaaattgaagataaaATCCTTGAAGTTCTCTCCACCTCAGAAGGGAACATCTTGGAGGATGAGACGGctgtaaaaattttgtcgTCGTCGAAGGTTCTTTCTGCGGAAATACAAGCAAAGCAGATGGCTGCAATGAAAACAACTCTAGAAATTGATAAAGCTCGCAACAAATATAAACCTGTATCGTATCACGGAGCAACTTTGTTCTTCTGCATCTCTGAATTGGCCAATATTGACCCCATGTACCAGTACTCACTGTCCTGGTTTATTCATTTGTACACAATGGCAATACTAAATAGtgaaaaagcagaaaattTGAATGGACGTATAGATAATTTAAATTCGTATTTTACAGCGAGTATATATAGGAACATTTGTCGGTCTCTGTtcgaaaaagataaattattattctcttttgTGCTGTGTATCGGTCTTATGCGAGCCGAGAGTAAATTGGATGAAGACCTTTGGGTATTTTTATTAACTGGTGGGATTGCATTGAAAAATCCACATAAAAATCCAGCTCCGTCCTGGCTAACGGAAAAATCTTGGTCTGAAATAGTGAGAGCCACAGAGCTGACTGGGCTTGGTGCGTTCCAATCATCGCTCGAGAATAACATATCAGAGTGGAAGACATTTTATGACCTTACAAATCCGCAAGACTACGCCTTCCCAGCTCCCTTTGCAAATGAAGGGAAGACCCTGAAGAaacttgtaattttgagaTGCATAAGACCGGATAAAATTGTATTCGCTGTTCAGGCATTTATTGTAGAGCACATGGGTCAGTCATTCATTGAACCACCACCATTTGATCTGCAAGATTCATACAACGATTCCAGCAACATTTCTCCCCTGGTATTTATTCTATCCCCTGGATCCGACCCAATGACTGGACTGATAAAGTTTGCGGAAGACAGAGGTATCCAGAAAAAGAATCTCATGACTATTTCATTAGGCCAGGGTCAAGGTCCGATTGCCACAGGTATGATAAGCAAAGGAATCAAAAGTGGTGAATGGGTTGTTCTACAAAATTGTCACCTTGCTGATAGTTGGATGAAAGAATTAGATAGAATCTGCGATGAAATCATAATTCCTGAGAACACACATCCCAAATTTCGAATATGGCTCACGAGTTATCCTTCCAAAGCATTTCCAGTTTCCATCCTGCAAAATGGTGTCAAGATGACCAACGAAGCGCCAAAGGGTCTCAAGCAAAATTTGCTCCGAAGCTATCTCAATGATCCCATTTCagatacgaaattttttcaaaattgctaCAGACTGGTCGAATGGCGGATTCTACTATTCTCACTCTGTTTCTTTCATGCTGTAATTCAGGAAAGACGAAAATTCGGACCCCTTGGCTGGAACATTCCTTACGAATTTAACGAATCAGACTTGAGGATTAGTATATTGCAGTTACAGGTgcgaatttaa